The genomic segment CTTTTACACCGGCAGAAGTAACTTCAAATATTGTTTTTCCGAATTTGTCTTTTACCTCAAACAGTATGTCGGTTTCTGTCAATTCATTATTTGCTTGAACAACAAACTTTCCGGTAGGAGAATCTGTACCCACTCCGATATTATAAGTCGAGTTTGTTAAATAAACAGAATTTGCATTTTTTGTCCATAAACCTGCATCGGATGATAAATCAATCCAGCCTGTTTTACCTTCGTAGTTTTTTCCGTAAATAAAAAAACTTCCTAAAGAACTGTCAAAAACCAATAAACCCTGAGCCGGTGTTACTATGCTTGTGCGTTGTGCTGTTGTCATTCGCGGAATAAGCAGTCCTCTATTTGTTGACTCAATTTCCAATATTGCTGAACCATCAGGGTTGCCCACTGTTGTTGATATTTTCACTCCTTGTGAAAAGGAAGTTGTAATAATATTTGTAACGCAAAATAATAGGATAAGTGCTTTGTAAAGTGTTTTCATATAAGAGGTTGTTTTTTATAAAGTAGCAATTTACGTTATTAATTTAATATATACAACAAATTAGTGTAACTTTCCTTCAGTTATTTTTACAAACTGAGTGAAAAAATAAAGTTTGCGGTAATAACTTATTTTTGTTGCATTTTAATCTAACGTGCTTTTGTTTCACAATTCAAATCATTATTAGTATAATTGCATATAAAATATTCATAATGACTTTTATTGAATTAGCAAAAAAACGACAAAGCAACAGAACCTACTTAAATAAACCGGTAGAAAAAGAAAAAATAATTAAATGTGTTGAGGCGGCTCGAGCAGCGCCGTCTGCTTGCAATTCTCAACCATGGAAGTTTATAATTGTTGATAGTCCTGAACTTAAAAGTAAATTAGCTCAAACAACTTCAAACAAATTATTACCTCTTAATCATTTTACGAATCAAGCACCTGTTCTAGTTGTTATTATTAACGAAGGTTCAAATTTTACGGCAACATTAGGGAATAAAATCAAAAATAGAAACTTCAGTTTAATAGACATAGGAATCGCAGCAGAACATTTTTGTTTGCAAGCAACAGAACTTAATTTAGGAACATGTATGCTCGGTTGGTTTAAAGAAAAAGAAGTAAAAAACTTACTGAATATTCCGGAGAAGAAGCGTCCTGAGTTAATTATTACTATAGGTTATCCTGCTGACAAACAGAGAAAAAAGAAACGGAAAAAAATTGAACAAATTATGAGCTATAATAAATATTAAACATCTTAACTTAAGAAAGATATTATTTTTTCTTTCTAAATTCTTGCAGATAAAAAAAGTTTATATCTTTGCGGTGGGGTAAGTCTTATACGGCCAGCTCCTTCTTAATCCCCCAGGTCTTGATCGAAGCAAGGGTATAGAAGTTGTAGCGGTGCGATATAAGTAGCTTGCCCCTTTATTTTTTCACCCCTCTGCTTTTTATCATATTTTAATATCCCCTTTTTTTATAAATTTGTCGATAAATTTTCAATAAAAAGATGATAAAGCGTTGTAACTGGACAAAAAATAATTCGTATAACATTGAATATCACGATAATGAATGGGGCGTTCCTGTTCATGATGACATAAAATTGTTTGAATTTCTTGTTCTTGATGCTTTCCAAGCCGGATTAAGTTGGCTTACAATTTTAAAAAAACGAGAAAATTTCAAAAAAGCATTTGATAATTTTGATTATAAAAAAATTGCAAAATACGAAGATGATAAAGTTGAGGAACTAATAAAAAATACCGGAATAATAAGAAATAAATTAAAAATAAGAGCAACAATAACAAATGCACAGGCATTTATAAAAATTCAAAAAGAGTTCAAAACTTTTGATAATTATATTTGGGGGGTTGTAAATCATAAAACAATTAAAAATACGTTTCAAAGTTGGGATGAAATTCCGGCAACAACTAAAGAATCTGACAACATGAGTAAAGATTTAAAAAAAAGAGGTTTTAAATTCACAGGTTCTACAATATGCTACGCATTTATGCAGGCAGCAGGTTTAGTAAATGATCATGAAATATCATGTTTCAGATATAATGAAGTATAATTTTAACAATTTTTTAAAAAAGTAAAAATGAAAAAAATAATTAATTTAACTTTTGCAATAATGCTGTTGTTTACCGCAGCATGTTCTCAAAGCGAAGAAACAGAAAACAATGCAGAAATGACCTTTAAAGAGAGCACAGATTTTGATTACGGAAAAATTAAGCAAAACAGTGACGGCACACATGAATTTGAATTTAAAAATACCGGAGCCGATCCGTTAATAATTACAAACGTAAAATCTTCCTGCGGTTGCACAGTCCCTACTTACCCTAAAGAACCTGTAGCAAAAGGAAAAAAAGCAATAATCTCCGTAAAATATGACACAAAAAGAATCGGAACTTTTCATAAAACAATTACGGTATATTCAAATGCGAAAAATTCTCCGGTTGAGCTTCATATTAAAGGGGAAGTTCAAAGACAAGATACAACTCAAAATAAATAATTTAAAAACTCAAAATATTATGCCGAAACTATCGGAAAGGGGCTTAATAATGCCTGCATCACCAATCAGAAAGTTGGTTCCTTATGCTGAAGATGCAAAAAAGAACGGGATTAAGGTATATCATCTCAATATAGGACAGCCGGATATTAAAACACCGGAAGTTGCAATTGATGCAATAAAAAATATTGATTTTAAAACTGCTGAATATACACATTCCGCAGGAATTGAATCATATCGAAAAGGTCTTGCCGGATATTATAATAATGTAGGAATTAATATTAATTTTGAAGACATTATAATTACAACCGGAGGTTCGGAGGCAATAATATTTGCTTTTTTAACAACTATGAATCCGGGAGATGAAGTAATAATACCCGAACCTTTTTATACAAATTATAATGGTTTTGCCGTACATGCAGGTGTAAAAATAGTTCCCGTAACTTCATATATTGAAACCGGTTTTGCACTTCCGCCTATTTCCGAATTTGAGAAACTGATTACTCCGAAAACAAAAGCAGTTTTGGTATGCAATCCGAACAATCCTACAGGTTATTTATATTCAAAAGAAGAATTACAACAACTTCGAGATTTAGTTTTGAAACACAATCTATATCTTTTTGCCGATGAGGTTTATCGAGAATTTTGCTATGACGGACAAAAACACTTTTCGGTTTTAAACCTTGACGGGCTCGAAGAACATGCTGTTTTATTTGATTCTGTATCAAAAAGATACAGTGAATGCGGTGTAAGAATCGGAGCTTTAATCAGCAGAAATAAAAAGATAACAGAAGCAGCTTTAAAATACGGACAAGCAAGATTAAGCCCGCCTTTATTCGGGCAAATTGCAGCCGAAGCATCATTGCAGGCAGGCGATGAATATTTTACCGAAGTTTACGACGAATATTTAGAGCGAAGAAACTACATAATAAATGCAGTAAATAAAATTGACGGAGTTTTTGCTCCTATGCCCAAAGGCTCATTCTATGCAATATTGAGCTTGCCTGTTGAAAATGCCGAAGATTTTTGTGTGTGGCTTTTAAAAGATTTTAATTACAAAGGAGAAACCGTTATGCTTGCTCCGGCACAAGGATTTTATTCAACTCCCGATGCGGGTAAAAATCAAGTTAGATTAGCTTATGTTTTAAAAATTGAAGATTTAAAGCATTCGGTAAAAATTCTTGAAGAAGCTTTAAAAGTTTATAAAAGTTAAAAGTCAGAATTAAAAAAATGGTGGATAATAAAAAACTGAATTTAAATGCAACTTGTCCGATTCCAATTACGGAATACGATAAAGTTTTACTTGCTCACGGCGGCGGCGGTTCATTATCAAATAAGTTAATTGAAAAAATGTTTTCTCCTGAGTTTGATAATGATTATTTAAGACAAATGCACGACGGTGCCGTTTTTCAAACAAAAAAAGGAAGAATGGCTTTTTCAACGGACTCGTTTGTTATTCAACCGATTTTTTTTCCCGGCGGAAACATCGGAGAACTTGCAGTTTACGGAACCGTAAATGACATTGCCTGTTGCGGTGCCGTACCTGAATATCTTTCTCTCGGATTTATTATTGAAGAAGGATTGCCGATGGAAGATTTGTGGAAAATTGTACAATCCGTTAAAATTGCAGCCGATAAAGCCGGAGTAAAAATAGTTACCGGAGATACAAAAGTTGTTGAAAAAGGGAAAGGAGATAAAATTTTTATTAATACTTCCGGTGTAGGGTTTGTAAAAGAAGGTGTAAATATTTCTCCTCAAAATTGCAAACCCGGAGATAAAATAATTGTAAGCGGAAATATCGCCGATCACGGAATTTGCATTATGTCTTTACGTGCCGGATTAGAATTTGAAACCCAAATTAAAAGCGATACTGCACCATTAAATCACATGATTCAAGAAATTTTAGAGGTTTCGGATAAAATTAATGTTTTAAGAGATCCCACACGGGGAGGACTTGCAAGCACATTAAATGAAATTGCAAAATCATCCGGCAGGGGAATAATGCTTTATGAGGATAAAATTCCTTTGCGAGAAGATGTTAACGGAGTTTGCGAAATGCTGGGGCTTGACCCTTTGTATGTTGCAAATGAAGGTAAACTGTTAGTTTTTACAGCAGAAGAAGATGCCGATAAAGTTTTAAAAACTATGCAAAAAAATGAATACGGAAAAGATGCAGCAATAATCGGCGAAGTACAAAAAACTGATGATAAAATTGTTAAACTAAAAACATCAATAGGTACTACCCGAATTGTTGATATGATTTCCGGAGAGCAACTTCCGAGAATCTGTTAAACCCAAATTATGTATGAAGTTTGTTCTGAGGTTTGAAAATATAATAAAATATTACATTTTATTATATTAAGCAGGTTGTTGAATCTATTATAGATTGCAGAACATGACAGAGAAATTAATTTCCAACTTTGCTCTCATTTTATCAAAATTAATCGAGTCGGTTTCAATTTGAAATCTCATAATATTTCCTGTTTTAGTTTAAATTCAATTTACTTTTAAAATCCTTTATAAAAGCATTAAATTTTTCAGTTTTATACTTATCGTCTCCGTAAAAATTAATAATTTTTTCAAACTTTTCAGGTGTCATATACTCTTGAAATTTTGCTATAACATTTCCTTTTTCATCAAGAATAATAAAAGCGGGAAAATTCATCTTGCCTCCGAGAGCTGCAATAGGTAACTGATGGTATTTATAAGATTTATTTTCATTTATATATTTAATTCCCTTTATTTCTAACGTATCCTGAGTAAATACATCAATGCTTACGGAATAAAATTTATCGTTTAAATAAGATGCAATTTCTGGTCGGTTAAATGTTTGGGTTCGCATTAAAGTACAACTTATTTTATTGTAATTATAAAAATTAAGCAACATTTTTCTCGGTTCTTTTTTGTTCAATTCCTGAGCTTCTTTTAAAGGGTTCCATCTTATCTTTAAACGTGTAATAATTTGACTTTGCCCCGGAGGATAACCTTTTACATGATATTTATACCAATCTTCAAAAGGTGTTGACAAATCAATATCTTCGGCATAATAAATTAAAATTCTGAAAATTTCATCTCTATTTTTAAATCCCTTAAATGCTCTTCCGGCAGCTCTTCTGCTGAACAGAACTAATGTGGGTAATGTGTCGGCTCCCGCAATCATATTAACTAAATCATGCGTTTTTCCGCTTTTATTATGGTAATATTTTCCGTCAAAGAACTTTAAACTGTCTTTTGTTTCAGCATTAATCTTAACCGGATAAAACAAAATATTAATATAATTTGCAACTTCGGGGTTTGAAAATGTTGTTTTTTCTTGCTCTCGGCATGAATCACAATCATTTTTATAAATATAAATCATTATCGGCTTTTGATTTTTCGCAAATAAGTTTCCGGCTTCCTCTATACTTATCCAGTGAACTGAATCTTGAACACTTTGCGAAAAAGCACCGGCACTGATTAATAAAGCTAAAAATAATAAAAGGTTTTTCATCTTATACTTTTTCTGTTATTAACGATAATTGCATAATAAAATTTTATAACAGTAAAAATAGCAAACGTTTGATTTTTTAGAAATTTATTTTCTTGAACTTTATAAATTTATATCTTACATTTGCGGCAATAATTTACTAAAACAAAATTAACTAAAAAAATAAATAAAATGGCAAAAATTAAAGTCGGAATTAACGGTTTCGGAAGAATCGGAAGAATGGTTTACAGAATTATACTTGAAAGTACTGATTATGAAGTTGTGGGAATAAATGATTTAACAAGCAACAAAGTGTTAGCACATTTGTTGAAATATGATTCTACACAAGGTCAGTTTGGCGGAGATGTTTCTTATGATGATGAAAACTTAATTGTTAACGGTAAAAAAATTCACGTAAGTGAAGAAAGAAACCCGGCAAACATACCTTGGGGAGTTACTCCTGATGTTGTTATTGAAGCAACAGGTGTTTTCAGAACAAAAGAAAGTCCTAAAGGCGGATACGGTGATCATTTAAAAAACGGTGCGAAAAAAGTTATATTAACAGTTCCTGCAAAAGATACAATTGATAATATGATTGTTTTAGGTGTTAATAATGATGACTTAAAACCTGAAGACCAATGCGTATCTAATGCTTCATGTACAACAAACTGCCTTGCACCTGTTGCAAAAGTTTTAGAAGATAACTTCGGAATTGAAAAGGGATTGATTAATACAATTCATTCATATACAAATGATCAAGTTATTCTTGACGGACCGCACGGTGATTTGAGAAGAGCTCGTTCAGCTGCGGTCTCTATTATTCCTACAACAACCGGAGCAGCAGCAGCAGTCGGGAAAATTATTCCCGAATTGAACGGTAAACTAAACGGAATGGCAACAAGAGTTCCTACACCGACAGGGTCGTTAGTAGATTTAGTCGTAACATTAAAAAAAGATGTAACAGTTGATGAAATTAATGCAGCAATGAAAAAAGCAGCAGAAGGACCGATGAAAGGTATATTACAATATACGGAAGATCCTATTGTTTCTGTTGATGTAATTCATAATCCACATTCATCAATATTTGATTCTCAAAGCACAATGGTAATTGACGGGAACATGGTTAAAATACTTTCGTGGTATGATAACGAGTGGGGGTATTCTTCAAGAGTTGTTGATTTAATAGGAAAATTATTTTAAAATGTTTTAAATCATAAATTATTTAAAAGCTGTTTCGTATCTTTGCGGAACAGTTTTTTTAAATTAAAAGCATAAGACATGAAAATAACTCAATTCAATAAAAAACATAAAGAGCTCGGCGGAAAAATGGTTGAGTTTGCCGGTTACGAAATGCCTGTTGAATACACAGGTGTTAACGATGAGCATATTAATGTAAGAGAAAATGTAGGAGTATTTGATGTTTCGCATATGGGCGAAATATGGGTAAAAGGAGCAAAAGCTTATGATTTTGTTCAAAAAGTAACATCAAATGATATTTCAACTTTAAAAATCGGTAATGCACAATATTCTTGTTTTCCTAATGATAAAGGAGGAATTGTTGATGATTTAATCGTCTATTATTATGAAAAAGAAAAATATATGTTGGTTGTTAATGCTTCTAATGTTGAAAAAGATTGGAATTGGTTAGTAAAAAATAATTCAGAAGGTGCAGAGCTTGAAAATGCCTCCGATGTTATTTCTCAACTTGCCGTTCAAGGTCCCAATGCCGTAAAAGTTCTTCAAAAACTTACAGATATTAATTTATCCGTAATTAAATTCTACACATTTAAAACAGGAGAAGTTGCAGGAGTAAAAGATGTTATAATTTCAGCAACAGGTTACACAGGCTCGGGAGGATTTGAATTGTATATGTATAACAATGATGCCGAAAAAGTTTGGGATGCAATTTTTGATGCAGGAAAAGAATTCGGCATAAAACCTGCAGGACTTGCAGCAAGAGATACTTTAAGACTTGAAATGGGTTACAGTTTATACGGAAATGACATAAACGAAACAACATCTCCTATTGAAGCAGGTTTAGGATGGATTACGAAATTTACGGAAAATAACAACTTCATAAACAGAGAATATCTTCAAAATCAAAAAGAAAACGGAGTAACTAAAAGATTTCGCGGTTTTGAAATGATTGACCGCGGTATTCCCCGAAAAGATTATGAGATTTATGATAAAGATGAAAATATTATAGGTATTGTAACTTCCGGAACCATGTCGCCGATGTTAAAAAAAGGTATAGGAACCGGATATATTAATAAAGGACATTGGTCTTTTGAGAATGAAATATTTATAAAAGTTCGAAAGAAAATGCTTAAAGCAAAAATTGTTAGATTACCATTTTATAAAATTTAATTTTTTAACTCATCTAACATTTTAATCAAATCATTCATTTGTTGTTTTGATAATAAAGAAATACTCAAAGGCGGATAATTAAACTTTCCTTTTGGAGTTTTTATTGTAAATTGAACTGTTTTCTTTAATCCGAAGAAAACATCCTCTATTTTATAATCAAAAAAATAAGCTCTCGGAATTTCAAATGATTTATATTTTCGAAAAATGGGATGTGCTGTATAATATCTTACAATTATCTTATTTCCCAGATATTCAATGAAAAAATAATTAGATTGCCTCAATAACAATGTAATATATACTGTTGCAATAATTCCGATTGATATCGGATAAAACAGACTTTTTAAACTTTCAAAATATGCGTAAATAAATAATGCTGTCATAACTAAAAACATTATCATATACATAATCTTCAATTTGGCCGTTTGTAATCTGTTGTCAACTTTCATATTATTTTTATATTATAATTTTATTTTACAGAAACAAAAATCACTTATAGTTAATTATTAACATTTAGTAAAGCAGAAAAAACTGTTCGTATAAACATATTTTTATTTTGTTTTCAAATTTCTATATTTGTAAAATTAAGTTATTTTAATTTAATACACAAGATAGTTTTTATATAAATTAACAAACCAAATATTATGATTAAAAAGTTTTTTGCAGTGTTACTTGTTTTCACATTAATACTGAACACAAACGTAAAAGCTGACGGAGATGATGAGGGTATGT from the Bacteroidales bacterium genome contains:
- a CDS encoding DUF1573 domain-containing protein; the encoded protein is MKKIINLTFAIMLLFTAACSQSEETENNAEMTFKESTDFDYGKIKQNSDGTHEFEFKNTGADPLIITNVKSSCGCTVPTYPKEPVAKGKKAIISVKYDTKRIGTFHKTITVYSNAKNSPVELHIKGEVQRQDTTQNK
- the gap gene encoding type I glyceraldehyde-3-phosphate dehydrogenase, with the translated sequence MAKIKVGINGFGRIGRMVYRIILESTDYEVVGINDLTSNKVLAHLLKYDSTQGQFGGDVSYDDENLIVNGKKIHVSEERNPANIPWGVTPDVVIEATGVFRTKESPKGGYGDHLKNGAKKVILTVPAKDTIDNMIVLGVNNDDLKPEDQCVSNASCTTNCLAPVAKVLEDNFGIEKGLINTIHSYTNDQVILDGPHGDLRRARSAAVSIIPTTTGAAAAVGKIIPELNGKLNGMATRVPTPTGSLVDLVVTLKKDVTVDEINAAMKKAAEGPMKGILQYTEDPIVSVDVIHNPHSSIFDSQSTMVIDGNMVKILSWYDNEWGYSSRVVDLIGKLF
- the hypE gene encoding hydrogenase expression/formation protein HypE, whose translation is MVDNKKLNLNATCPIPITEYDKVLLAHGGGGSLSNKLIEKMFSPEFDNDYLRQMHDGAVFQTKKGRMAFSTDSFVIQPIFFPGGNIGELAVYGTVNDIACCGAVPEYLSLGFIIEEGLPMEDLWKIVQSVKIAADKAGVKIVTGDTKVVEKGKGDKIFINTSGVGFVKEGVNISPQNCKPGDKIIVSGNIADHGICIMSLRAGLEFETQIKSDTAPLNHMIQEILEVSDKINVLRDPTRGGLASTLNEIAKSSGRGIMLYEDKIPLREDVNGVCEMLGLDPLYVANEGKLLVFTAEEDADKVLKTMQKNEYGKDAAIIGEVQKTDDKIVKLKTSIGTTRIVDMISGEQLPRIC
- the gcvT gene encoding glycine cleavage system aminomethyltransferase GcvT encodes the protein MKITQFNKKHKELGGKMVEFAGYEMPVEYTGVNDEHINVRENVGVFDVSHMGEIWVKGAKAYDFVQKVTSNDISTLKIGNAQYSCFPNDKGGIVDDLIVYYYEKEKYMLVVNASNVEKDWNWLVKNNSEGAELENASDVISQLAVQGPNAVKVLQKLTDINLSVIKFYTFKTGEVAGVKDVIISATGYTGSGGFELYMYNNDAEKVWDAIFDAGKEFGIKPAGLAARDTLRLEMGYSLYGNDINETTSPIEAGLGWITKFTENNNFINREYLQNQKENGVTKRFRGFEMIDRGIPRKDYEIYDKDENIIGIVTSGTMSPMLKKGIGTGYINKGHWSFENEIFIKVRKKMLKAKIVRLPFYKI
- a CDS encoding DUF255 domain-containing protein is translated as MKNLLLFLALLISAGAFSQSVQDSVHWISIEEAGNLFAKNQKPIMIYIYKNDCDSCREQEKTTFSNPEVANYINILFYPVKINAETKDSLKFFDGKYYHNKSGKTHDLVNMIAGADTLPTLVLFSRRAAGRAFKGFKNRDEIFRILIYYAEDIDLSTPFEDWYKYHVKGYPPGQSQIITRLKIRWNPLKEAQELNKKEPRKMLLNFYNYNKISCTLMRTQTFNRPEIASYLNDKFYSVSIDVFTQDTLEIKGIKYINENKSYKYHQLPIAALGGKMNFPAFIILDEKGNVIAKFQEYMTPEKFEKIINFYGDDKYKTEKFNAFIKDFKSKLNLN
- a CDS encoding pyridoxal phosphate-dependent aminotransferase; its protein translation is MPKLSERGLIMPASPIRKLVPYAEDAKKNGIKVYHLNIGQPDIKTPEVAIDAIKNIDFKTAEYTHSAGIESYRKGLAGYYNNVGININFEDIIITTGGSEAIIFAFLTTMNPGDEVIIPEPFYTNYNGFAVHAGVKIVPVTSYIETGFALPPISEFEKLITPKTKAVLVCNPNNPTGYLYSKEELQQLRDLVLKHNLYLFADEVYREFCYDGQKHFSVLNLDGLEEHAVLFDSVSKRYSECGVRIGALISRNKKITEAALKYGQARLSPPLFGQIAAEASLQAGDEYFTEVYDEYLERRNYIINAVNKIDGVFAPMPKGSFYAILSLPVENAEDFCVWLLKDFNYKGETVMLAPAQGFYSTPDAGKNQVRLAYVLKIEDLKHSVKILEEALKVYKS
- a CDS encoding nitroreductase family protein — its product is MTFIELAKKRQSNRTYLNKPVEKEKIIKCVEAARAAPSACNSQPWKFIIVDSPELKSKLAQTTSNKLLPLNHFTNQAPVLVVIINEGSNFTATLGNKIKNRNFSLIDIGIAAEHFCLQATELNLGTCMLGWFKEKEVKNLLNIPEKKRPELIITIGYPADKQRKKKRKKIEQIMSYNKY
- a CDS encoding DNA-3-methyladenine glycosylase I encodes the protein MIKRCNWTKNNSYNIEYHDNEWGVPVHDDIKLFEFLVLDAFQAGLSWLTILKKRENFKKAFDNFDYKKIAKYEDDKVEELIKNTGIIRNKLKIRATITNAQAFIKIQKEFKTFDNYIWGVVNHKTIKNTFQSWDEIPATTKESDNMSKDLKKRGFKFTGSTICYAFMQAAGLVNDHEISCFRYNEV